One stretch of Chryseobacterium indologenes DNA includes these proteins:
- a CDS encoding phospholipase effector Tle1 domain-containing protein, which translates to MSRTRIVNGKYTKVTEKGYNLYSEGNTNINALGLNNLNADKDIHHGPNVEKAPAYQPKDSVNVFIGMFFDGTGNNRYNSDKTYYSKINSGETYYKNDTVPQEYYETIKDPKTGKQKKIKISDRDSYWNPYSNVAKLFDLYKEKKNPSEDAKGSEDAHPEYGNYAILKQYVEGIGTKQDKEDNIAGSCAGRGDWGIIGRVEEGIKNVIANEFSNIPKGKKINKIVFDVFGFSRGAAAARHFCNEVKKSVKYDTVMRDEMDTKMGRLKVSYVSVHAGGLFGKRLAKAGYQPVGDTFTIEIRFLGVFDTVVSDMFVKENIGYKVAGALITNPLTVPYSIAAFLGQASLQDIKTKVSGLGIKKIFHITAHNEWRKNFALTPTEEGYTISMLGAHSDIGGGYAHLDKYTAVLDYFDVKVGDDKMLKEKEKIRQFYINQRISTEKEIVFKNTYDHVKETTITGSGANTREVKAEPDFSDKEKTDSENPYYQIFQTKESDHYILEDSRYISNKYSLVAMYMMLQKGIDNKVPFYKDYKEAINQKGFVPHEFEHEIPDTDKYKVLKQYMDLMLEESKKEGIGNYTISSEIYQHICNHYIHLSANFGGLAAIGVKTGDHHLLESVGFVNQPIAPKVDKDGNIYYEREKWYP; encoded by the coding sequence ATGAGCAGAACAAGAATTGTCAACGGGAAATATACGAAAGTCACCGAAAAAGGGTATAACCTGTACTCTGAAGGAAATACCAATATTAACGCATTAGGTTTGAATAACCTGAATGCAGATAAAGATATTCATCATGGCCCCAATGTGGAAAAAGCTCCGGCATATCAGCCTAAAGATTCTGTAAATGTTTTTATCGGGATGTTTTTTGATGGCACCGGAAATAACAGGTATAATTCAGATAAAACCTATTACAGTAAGATCAACTCCGGGGAAACCTATTATAAAAATGATACCGTTCCCCAGGAATATTACGAAACCATCAAAGATCCCAAAACCGGAAAACAAAAAAAGATTAAAATCTCAGACCGTGATAGCTATTGGAATCCCTATTCCAACGTTGCCAAACTGTTTGACCTTTATAAAGAGAAAAAGAATCCGAGTGAAGATGCAAAAGGAAGTGAAGATGCTCATCCGGAATATGGAAACTATGCTATTTTAAAACAATATGTAGAAGGAATAGGAACGAAACAGGATAAAGAAGATAATATTGCAGGTTCTTGTGCGGGAAGAGGAGACTGGGGGATAATTGGAAGAGTAGAGGAAGGAATTAAAAATGTTATAGCCAATGAATTTAGTAATATTCCTAAAGGTAAGAAGATCAATAAGATTGTATTTGATGTATTCGGATTCAGCCGGGGAGCTGCAGCCGCAAGACATTTTTGTAATGAAGTAAAAAAATCGGTAAAATATGATACGGTGATGCGGGATGAAATGGATACTAAAATGGGACGTCTCAAGGTATCTTATGTCTCTGTACATGCAGGAGGGCTCTTTGGAAAAAGATTGGCAAAAGCAGGATATCAACCTGTTGGAGATACTTTTACCATAGAAATCCGTTTTCTGGGGGTATTTGATACGGTGGTTTCTGATATGTTTGTGAAAGAAAATATAGGGTATAAAGTAGCAGGAGCCCTTATTACAAATCCTTTAACTGTTCCTTACAGTATTGCAGCTTTCTTAGGGCAGGCTTCGCTTCAGGACATTAAAACGAAAGTATCCGGATTGGGGATCAAAAAGATTTTTCATATTACCGCTCATAATGAATGGCGGAAAAATTTTGCATTAACTCCCACAGAAGAAGGTTATACGATATCGATGCTGGGCGCCCACTCAGATATAGGAGGTGGTTATGCCCATCTGGATAAATATACTGCTGTTTTGGATTATTTTGATGTGAAAGTAGGAGATGATAAAATGCTTAAGGAAAAAGAAAAAATAAGACAATTTTATATCAATCAGCGCATTTCTACAGAAAAAGAAATTGTATTTAAAAATACCTATGATCATGTAAAAGAAACAACAATAACCGGATCAGGAGCTAATACACGAGAGGTTAAGGCAGAACCTGATTTTTCAGATAAAGAAAAAACAGATTCCGAAAATCCCTATTACCAAATATTTCAAACCAAAGAATCAGACCATTATATTCTGGAAGATTCCCGGTATATTTCTAATAAATACAGTTTAGTGGCCATGTATATGATGTTGCAGAAAGGAATAGATAATAAAGTACCTTTTTATAAAGATTATAAGGAAGCAATAAATCAAAAAGGTTTTGTTCCTCATGAATTTGAACATGAGATTCCAGATACGGATAAATATAAAGTTTTGAAGCAGTATATGGATCTGATGTTGGAAGAAAGTAAAAAAGAAGGAATTGGAAATTATACAATATCTTCAGAAATATATCAGCATATCTGTAACCATTATATTCATCTTTCTGCTAACTTTGGAGGACTTGCTGCAATAGGTGTAAAAACAGGGGATCATCATCTTCTGGAAAGTGTAGGCTTTGTCAATCAGCCGATAGCGCCTAAAGTAGATAAAGACGGGAATATCTATTATGAAAGAGAAAAATGGTATCCTTAG
- a CDS encoding type VI secretion system Vgr family protein — translation MKKNTTSERVSFTDGYRAPDNAQAVKENNTAGINRIVKLSAVINGEIISSFKHFKLKQSAVTHHEFELTLAHDALSEKQGHQLEQANAFLGKRLTIKIAYKDFETKNSPERVFVGIITKVGFSQEAHSLGNIVLKGFSPTILLDGSPHTQSFGGSQPVNTGIIADEVIKQGIDPFWYDFRVNAKASSQIVYSSQYNETHYNYLCRLAEAYGEQFFYDGEVLHFGNMPAPAAPLELISGSNASNIHTELRAHHTQPSYYGYNSSKNAMLTSGETPLKHMGSLAKTAYSNNEGIFKTPSLQSAPIRAATDMDVVNSQTGAWGSKGVDVFVVSGDTTMPFLYPGCTADLYLRKPDSSKTGYFTKLMMTEVTHEIDTLGHYKGSFEAIASDTGFIPKPEFTTPFAETQPAVVISNEDPLGQGRVKVKFLWQLNETTDFIRVMSPDAGGTDQITQNRGYVAIPEMGDQVMVGFVHNHPDRPFVMGGMFHGGVALGGGVNNHLKSIQTRSGIRILMNDAEGSVNIVDPSGNNYFMDGKGNITVSAPNDINFNAGGNLNINVGQNMSTSVGMNKTDTVTMNHSESVGMIKTSSVIGDSQVFITGKLTEFIEGDVHSEVKQERNEISRKEMNFTTEENFTSHTKSSIYMNSGEKGHNH, via the coding sequence ATGAAAAAAAACACGACTTCAGAACGTGTATCCTTTACTGATGGATACCGTGCGCCTGATAACGCTCAGGCAGTGAAAGAAAATAATACAGCAGGAATCAACCGCATCGTCAAGCTTTCTGCAGTAATCAATGGCGAAATCATTTCCAGTTTTAAACATTTTAAATTAAAACAAAGCGCTGTAACCCATCACGAATTTGAGTTAACGCTGGCTCATGATGCCTTATCTGAAAAACAGGGACATCAGTTGGAACAGGCCAATGCTTTTTTAGGAAAACGTCTTACCATCAAAATTGCTTACAAAGATTTCGAAACTAAAAACAGCCCTGAAAGAGTTTTCGTAGGAATCATTACCAAAGTAGGTTTCAGCCAGGAAGCTCACAGTTTGGGAAATATTGTTTTAAAAGGTTTCAGCCCAACCATTCTTTTAGACGGATCTCCGCATACTCAGAGTTTTGGCGGATCACAACCGGTGAATACAGGAATTATAGCTGATGAGGTTATTAAACAGGGAATAGATCCGTTTTGGTATGATTTCAGGGTAAATGCCAAAGCCTCATCACAAATTGTCTACAGTTCCCAGTACAACGAAACCCATTATAATTACTTATGCAGACTGGCAGAAGCTTATGGTGAACAGTTTTTCTATGATGGGGAAGTACTGCATTTCGGAAATATGCCGGCTCCGGCTGCACCTCTTGAGCTGATAAGCGGAAGTAACGCCTCAAATATTCATACCGAACTTAGGGCACACCATACCCAACCCAGTTATTATGGGTACAACAGCAGTAAGAATGCTATGTTAACATCAGGGGAAACTCCGTTAAAACACATGGGAAGTCTTGCCAAAACTGCTTATTCAAATAACGAAGGTATTTTTAAAACCCCTTCACTTCAGTCGGCTCCTATCAGAGCTGCCACTGATATGGATGTGGTGAATTCCCAAACGGGAGCATGGGGCAGTAAAGGAGTAGATGTATTTGTAGTATCCGGTGATACCACAATGCCGTTTTTATATCCTGGCTGTACTGCAGATCTTTATCTGAGAAAACCGGATTCAAGCAAAACCGGATATTTCACAAAATTGATGATGACAGAGGTAACCCATGAGATTGATACCTTAGGACATTATAAAGGAAGCTTTGAAGCCATTGCTTCTGATACAGGATTCATCCCGAAACCAGAATTTACAACCCCTTTTGCAGAAACACAGCCAGCGGTAGTAATTTCCAACGAAGATCCTTTAGGACAGGGACGAGTAAAAGTAAAATTCCTGTGGCAGCTTAATGAAACTACAGATTTTATCAGGGTAATGAGCCCGGATGCAGGAGGAACAGATCAGATTACTCAAAACAGAGGCTATGTAGCCATTCCGGAAATGGGAGACCAGGTAATGGTGGGATTTGTACATAACCATCCGGACCGTCCTTTCGTGATGGGCGGAATGTTCCATGGCGGGGTTGCGCTTGGCGGCGGCGTGAATAACCATTTAAAATCTATTCAGACCAGAAGCGGTATCCGTATTCTGATGAATGATGCTGAAGGAAGCGTAAATATTGTAGACCCAAGTGGCAACAATTATTTCATGGATGGCAAAGGAAACATCACAGTATCTGCGCCTAATGACATCAACTTTAATGCAGGCGGAAACCTCAATATCAACGTTGGACAAAATATGTCTACCAGTGTTGGAATGAATAAAACAGATACCGTGACGATGAATCATAGTGAAAGTGTGGGAATGATAAAAACCTCTTCCGTGATAGGAGATTCTCAGGTTTTCATCACAGGAAAACTCACTGAGTTTATAGAAGGAGACGTGCACAGTGAAGTAAAACAGGAACGTAATGAAATTTCAAGAAAAGAAATGAATTTCACTACCGAAGAAAACTTTACAAGCCATACGAAAAGTTCGATCTATATGAACAGTGGCGAAAAAGGTCATAATCACTAA
- a CDS encoding bacteriocin-like protein, with protein sequence MKNLKKLTKGDLKSVYGGEPKQYCTYCEWANKVFCSEIPIVQCP encoded by the coding sequence ATGAAAAATTTAAAGAAACTGACCAAAGGAGATTTAAAGTCAGTGTACGGCGGAGAACCAAAACAATATTGTACATATTGCGAATGGGCAAACAAAGTATTTTGCAGCGAAATTCCAATCGTTCAGTGTCCATAA
- the uvrA gene encoding excinuclease ABC subunit UvrA: protein MSKSTEYIEVYGAREHNLKNINVKIPRNELVVITGLSGSGKSSLAFDTIFAEGQRRYIETFSAYARQFLGGLERPDVDKIEGLSPVIAIEQKTTNKNPRSTVGTVTELYDFLRLLYARVSDAYSLSTGQKLVSYTEDQILDTIKENYQGEKIMLLAPVVRSRKGHYHELFVQMAKKGYGQARIDGELQDIEYDLKLDRYKTHDIDIVIDRWIIGENASEGRMEKSLRTAMEMGEGIIGIQKLGSTDIEYFSKNLMDAETGHSLALPEPNTFSFNSPKGSCPNCKGLGTIKKINTDYFIDNPKLSINQGGLLPLEDIKSNKWILAQIKNILEIFGLGMTTPLQDIPEEALDYIYNGCHKEFNKDLKYAGITKKIKISFDGLIAFMEEIIEERESYEAILLERHFTTEETCPECGGTRLQPSSLSFKIDGKNIAEVNGLSLADLKEWLADVKDKFSEKNKIIAHEILKEIETRLQFLLDVGLDYLSLSRSSKTLSGGESQRIRLATQIGSQLVNVLYILDEPSIGLHQRDNERLIHSLKNLRDIGNSVLVVEHDKDMILEADEVLDIGPRAGKFGGEILWQGKPKDLLKADTITAQYINGKRKIEIPAERRAGSGKNIVLKGATGNNLKNVTLDVPLGKLVVVTGISGSGKSSLINGTLYPILNKHFYRAVQEPLPYKKIEGLDNIDKIVDVDQTPIGRTPRSNPATYTGMFTDIRNLFAELPESKIRGYKPGRFSFNVKGGRCETCQGGGLKVIEMNFLPDVYVHCETCNGKRFNRETLEVRYKGKSISDVLDMTIDEAVDFFQPIPKIFAKVKTLQDVGLGYITLGQQSTTLSGGEAQRIKLATELAKRQTGNTLYILDEPTTGLHFEDVKILMDAINQLVELGNSFIIIEHNMDVIKLADHIIDVGPEGGKHGGQIVAQGTPEEIVKSKKSLTGKFLKRELE from the coding sequence ATGAGCAAATCAACAGAATATATAGAAGTTTACGGAGCACGTGAACACAACCTGAAGAATATTAATGTTAAGATCCCACGTAATGAACTGGTAGTGATTACCGGGCTTTCCGGGAGTGGAAAATCTTCACTGGCTTTTGATACTATTTTTGCAGAAGGTCAGCGTCGTTATATAGAAACATTCTCTGCCTATGCCCGTCAGTTTTTGGGTGGGTTAGAGCGTCCTGATGTAGATAAAATTGAAGGACTTTCACCCGTTATTGCCATTGAGCAGAAAACAACGAATAAAAACCCGCGTTCTACCGTAGGAACCGTTACAGAACTGTATGACTTCCTTCGTCTTTTGTATGCAAGAGTTTCAGATGCTTATTCATTATCTACCGGGCAGAAACTGGTAAGTTATACTGAAGACCAGATTCTTGATACCATTAAGGAGAACTATCAAGGAGAAAAGATCATGCTATTAGCTCCTGTTGTGCGTTCCAGAAAAGGACACTATCATGAACTTTTCGTACAGATGGCTAAGAAAGGGTATGGACAGGCAAGAATTGATGGGGAATTACAGGATATCGAATATGATTTAAAGCTGGACCGCTATAAAACCCACGATATTGATATTGTTATCGATCGTTGGATCATTGGGGAAAACGCTTCTGAAGGCAGAATGGAAAAATCTCTCCGTACCGCAATGGAAATGGGAGAAGGAATTATCGGAATTCAGAAACTGGGAAGTACAGATATTGAATATTTCTCTAAAAACCTGATGGATGCTGAAACAGGACATTCCTTAGCATTACCGGAACCGAATACTTTTTCATTCAACTCTCCAAAAGGAAGCTGTCCGAACTGTAAAGGACTGGGAACCATCAAAAAAATCAATACAGATTATTTCATTGATAATCCGAAACTATCAATCAACCAGGGAGGATTATTACCATTGGAAGATATTAAATCTAATAAATGGATTCTGGCACAGATCAAGAACATTCTAGAAATCTTCGGATTGGGAATGACAACACCATTACAGGATATTCCTGAAGAAGCTTTGGATTATATCTACAACGGATGCCACAAAGAGTTCAATAAGGATCTGAAATATGCCGGGATTACCAAGAAGATTAAGATCAGCTTTGATGGTTTGATTGCCTTCATGGAAGAAATTATTGAGGAAAGAGAATCTTACGAAGCTATTTTGCTGGAAAGACATTTCACAACGGAAGAAACATGTCCGGAATGTGGTGGAACCCGTCTTCAGCCATCAAGCCTAAGTTTTAAAATTGACGGAAAGAATATTGCTGAAGTCAATGGATTAAGTTTAGCAGATTTAAAAGAATGGCTGGCCGATGTAAAAGATAAATTCTCTGAGAAAAATAAAATCATTGCTCACGAGATCTTAAAGGAAATTGAAACCAGACTTCAGTTCCTGCTGGATGTCGGATTGGATTATCTAAGCTTAAGCAGAAGTTCAAAAACCCTTTCAGGAGGAGAATCACAGAGGATTCGTCTGGCAACACAAATTGGGTCCCAACTTGTGAACGTTTTGTATATTCTGGATGAACCAAGTATCGGACTTCATCAGAGAGATAATGAAAGACTGATCCATTCCTTAAAGAATCTTAGAGATATTGGAAACTCTGTTTTAGTAGTAGAACATGATAAAGACATGATTCTGGAAGCCGATGAGGTATTGGATATCGGTCCAAGAGCCGGAAAATTCGGGGGGGAAATCCTTTGGCAGGGGAAGCCGAAAGATCTTTTAAAAGCAGATACCATCACCGCTCAGTATATCAACGGGAAAAGGAAAATTGAAATTCCGGCAGAAAGAAGAGCAGGGAGCGGAAAAAATATCGTTCTGAAAGGAGCAACAGGAAATAACCTGAAAAATGTTACCCTGGATGTTCCTCTTGGAAAACTGGTGGTGGTAACCGGAATTTCTGGAAGCGGGAAATCTTCCCTGATCAACGGTACATTATATCCGATCCTTAACAAACATTTCTATAGAGCAGTTCAAGAACCTTTGCCCTACAAAAAGATCGAAGGTCTTGATAATATTGATAAAATTGTAGACGTAGACCAAACTCCTATTGGAAGAACACCACGTTCTAATCCGGCAACGTATACCGGAATGTTTACAGATATCCGAAACCTTTTTGCAGAATTGCCTGAAAGTAAGATTCGTGGATACAAACCGGGAAGATTCTCTTTCAATGTAAAAGGCGGAAGATGCGAAACCTGCCAGGGGGGTGGATTAAAAGTAATCGAAATGAACTTCCTTCCGGATGTATATGTTCACTGCGAGACCTGCAACGGAAAACGTTTCAACAGAGAAACCCTTGAAGTTCGTTACAAAGGAAAATCTATTTCTGATGTATTGGATATGACCATTGATGAAGCGGTAGATTTTTTCCAGCCCATTCCAAAGATCTTTGCGAAAGTAAAAACATTACAGGATGTAGGTTTGGGGTATATTACATTGGGGCAACAATCCACAACACTTTCAGGAGGAGAGGCGCAGCGTATTAAGCTAGCTACCGAACTGGCCAAAAGACAAACCGGAAATACCCTTTATATCCTTGATGAACCTACCACAGGATTACACTTCGAGGATGTGAAGATCCTGATGGATGCTATCAATCAGTTGGTAGAACTAGGAAACTCTTTCATTATTATTGAACATAATATGGATGTAATTAAACTGGCAGACCATATCATTGATGTAGGACCGGAAGGCGGAAAACATGGTGGGCAGATCGTAGCGCAGGGAACTCCTGAAGAAATTGTAAAGTCTAAGAAAAGCTTGACAGGGAAATTCCTGAAGAGGGAATTGGAATAA
- the bla gene encoding class A beta-lactamase, subclass A2, with amino-acid sequence MKKASLFISICLFSIPLKSQTIQNLRDKINTIISTKNATVGVSVKGIEDKDTLSINGNRAMPMLSVFKFHIALTVLNHVDKGKLKLDQKFFIKKEELLPETWSPIREEFPNGNMYLTLDQLLRYTVSHSDNNGCDILLRVVGGAPVVQKFINQQGIKDFTIRLNEQQMNTFESYFVNTSTPLATTDLLEKFYKGKVLKKETTKYLYQIMVETSRGLTWMKAGLPAGTELAHRTGISGRNEQNIRAAMNDVGIAKLPNGKHFILSVYLKNINEEMKDTEKIIADIGNAVWEYYVSKP; translated from the coding sequence ATGAAAAAAGCATCTCTTTTTATATCAATTTGCCTTTTTAGCATTCCGTTAAAGAGCCAGACGATACAGAATCTCAGGGATAAAATAAATACCATCATATCAACAAAAAATGCAACTGTTGGAGTTTCTGTAAAAGGTATTGAAGATAAAGATACGTTGAGCATCAACGGAAATAGAGCAATGCCCATGCTGAGTGTTTTTAAATTCCATATTGCATTAACTGTGTTAAACCATGTAGATAAAGGGAAGCTAAAGTTGGATCAGAAATTTTTTATTAAAAAAGAAGAATTGCTACCCGAAACATGGAGCCCAATCAGAGAAGAATTTCCGAATGGAAATATGTATTTGACATTAGATCAATTATTAAGATATACCGTTTCTCACAGTGATAATAATGGCTGCGATATCCTGTTGAGGGTGGTAGGTGGAGCTCCGGTTGTTCAAAAATTTATCAACCAACAGGGCATTAAAGATTTCACTATACGACTCAATGAACAACAGATGAATACCTTTGAATCCTATTTTGTGAATACATCAACCCCTTTGGCAACAACCGACCTTTTAGAAAAATTCTACAAAGGAAAGGTTCTGAAAAAGGAGACTACAAAATACTTATACCAGATCATGGTAGAAACGTCTAGAGGATTAACCTGGATGAAGGCAGGTTTACCGGCAGGAACAGAATTAGCCCATCGTACAGGAATCTCAGGAAGAAATGAACAGAATATAAGAGCAGCAATGAACGATGTAGGAATTGCAAAGCTTCCCAATGGAAAACATTTCATCTTATCCGTCTATCTTAAAAATATCAATGAAGAAATGAAAGATACAGAAAAGATCATTGCAGATATAGGAAATGCAGTTTGGGAATATTATGTAAGTAAGCCATAA
- a CDS encoding DUF3829 domain-containing protein encodes MKKIIVLAMALSLTATAISCKKGAGKLGNTVLNMGSEADANAIIDFNNNFIDSYKSTSKHIERILKYADEAVAKSKGENVLIMPIVLSSMDYSFSKIKEVPSGFDKEKSAIEKEFGVYKAKKENIDKKLEELKSYMTSEDYKDDKGAKAEAIRKEIEGDVNAFYAAGENIMMKIKPATDAAEEVILKDHPMKEYIISSKNVMNSLDSVIDLLGKQYSGQFNEAEAQKKYDEFAKALEANAKLNFNVKDQQYSYKKSQFDSFNKNASNFLDLYRKLIRDAKEKGKIQDNDIQQIDSSYESVLGAYNSFVK; translated from the coding sequence ATGAAGAAGATTATTGTACTTGCGATGGCTCTGTCTTTGACTGCTACAGCGATAAGCTGTAAAAAAGGTGCCGGAAAACTAGGTAATACGGTTTTAAACATGGGTAGCGAGGCAGATGCAAATGCTATTATTGATTTTAATAACAATTTTATAGACTCTTACAAAAGTACATCCAAGCATATTGAAAGGATTTTAAAATATGCAGATGAGGCCGTTGCTAAATCAAAAGGAGAAAATGTGCTGATCATGCCGATTGTTTTGAGCTCAATGGATTATTCCTTTTCAAAAATTAAGGAAGTTCCCTCGGGCTTTGATAAAGAGAAATCTGCTATTGAAAAAGAATTTGGTGTTTATAAAGCCAAAAAAGAAAATATAGATAAAAAACTCGAAGAGCTTAAGTCTTATATGACTTCCGAAGACTATAAAGATGATAAAGGAGCAAAAGCTGAAGCCATCAGAAAAGAAATTGAGGGGGATGTCAATGCTTTTTATGCGGCCGGGGAAAACATTATGATGAAGATCAAACCCGCTACTGATGCTGCGGAAGAGGTTATTTTGAAGGATCATCCAATGAAGGAGTATATTATTTCTTCCAAAAACGTAATGAATTCATTAGATTCTGTAATCGATCTTTTAGGAAAACAATATTCCGGACAATTCAATGAAGCGGAAGCTCAGAAAAAGTATGATGAATTTGCCAAAGCCCTAGAAGCGAATGCTAAGCTAAACTTTAATGTGAAAGATCAACAGTATTCTTATAAAAAATCTCAATTTGACAGCTTCAACAAAAATGCCTCTAACTTTTTAGATCTGTACAGAAAACTGATTAGAGACGCTAAAGAGAAAGGAAAAATTCAGGATAACGACATCCAGCAGATTGATTCATCTTATGAAAGTGTATTGGGAGCCTATAATTCTTTTGTGAAATAA
- a CDS encoding type VI secretion system baseplate subunit TssF translates to MNLDQNIYSKESVKARMLQNATKVWGLKSPQSLDPFVKLLIDAFSTEVFKANNEIQTVNARILEKLAKLLTPSIYTHPIPAHAVAFTQPYDSTEVLLEHTEFFFRKQMTSTVKSESDKQLNIPFTPVGNVRINKVHTSVMFVGNTCYSIDDRFNKIPIARFNGRPEDYRKITVGVDVSKYVSEYFPKYMSVFCSNPAFEHLDFVYKLLPYITVSSNGNPLFVREGLSYLTESTPDGYEQMFKEQSIRSKVIEDIKSIYRHKFIEVTGLSSSLFSEPGQLPQNLDFLAGKEEIVKYLDNKRYLWLTFEFPPQFSAEILDNFSFVLNAFPIYNRGWKKTEYSLDIMGNNIPLVTDEGEHFLYVDEVQDGEGRKYTEIPFTPADNLKKGLYTVRKGGMERFTSRNAVDMIANVLELTRDEIAAFSLLNRDNVKGVLSEMSDKMKSMVQKVNNAKRNIRQELNYVIMEPVEKTDHTYAAFWITHCTLANHMRPGTELSNQLKSQTVVLLTETLGGAEEQKGTDSIQAYKYALTTRDKIISLEDVKNYCRMILKDELREVRVRRGTMISNKPKEGFVRTVEVEIVPQNYSFYGRAYWENMANITRNQIIAKAIDGIEYLVKVTNEDVEFQDM, encoded by the coding sequence ATGAACCTAGATCAAAATATTTATTCCAAAGAATCTGTAAAAGCAAGAATGCTGCAGAATGCTACTAAAGTATGGGGATTGAAAAGTCCGCAGTCTTTAGATCCATTTGTAAAACTATTGATTGATGCATTCAGTACAGAAGTTTTTAAAGCGAATAATGAAATACAGACCGTTAATGCCCGAATTCTTGAAAAACTGGCAAAACTGTTAACACCATCTATTTATACTCACCCCATTCCGGCACATGCAGTGGCTTTCACCCAGCCTTATGATTCTACTGAGGTTTTATTAGAGCACACGGAGTTTTTCTTTCGTAAGCAGATGACTTCCACAGTAAAATCGGAATCAGATAAGCAACTGAATATTCCTTTCACTCCGGTTGGGAACGTAAGAATCAATAAAGTTCACACTTCAGTAATGTTTGTAGGGAATACCTGCTACAGTATTGATGACAGATTCAACAAAATTCCTATTGCAAGATTTAACGGAAGACCCGAAGACTATAGAAAGATCACAGTGGGGGTTGATGTCAGCAAATATGTGAGTGAATACTTCCCAAAATATATGAGTGTTTTTTGCTCCAATCCGGCTTTTGAGCATTTGGATTTTGTATATAAACTATTACCTTATATTACGGTTTCAAGTAATGGAAATCCTTTGTTTGTAAGAGAAGGGTTAAGTTATCTCACAGAAAGTACTCCGGATGGATATGAGCAGATGTTTAAAGAACAATCCATACGCAGTAAAGTAATTGAAGATATTAAAAGTATCTATCGCCATAAGTTTATTGAGGTCACTGGGCTGTCCAGCAGCCTGTTTTCAGAACCGGGACAACTTCCGCAAAATCTTGACTTCCTTGCCGGAAAAGAAGAGATTGTAAAATATCTGGATAATAAACGTTATTTATGGCTTACTTTTGAATTCCCACCCCAATTCTCAGCCGAAATCCTTGATAACTTCTCCTTTGTACTGAATGCATTTCCAATTTATAACAGAGGTTGGAAAAAAACAGAATATAGTCTTGACATTATGGGGAACAACATTCCTTTAGTAACGGACGAAGGAGAACATTTCCTATATGTAGATGAAGTACAGGACGGAGAAGGAAGAAAATACACGGAAATACCATTTACACCTGCTGATAATCTTAAAAAAGGATTGTACACTGTAAGAAAAGGAGGAATGGAACGATTCACAAGCAGAAATGCTGTGGATATGATTGCCAATGTTCTGGAACTGACAAGAGATGAAATCGCAGCATTCTCACTTTTAAACAGAGATAATGTAAAAGGGGTGCTCAGCGAAATGTCTGACAAGATGAAATCTATGGTACAGAAAGTAAACAACGCCAAGAGAAACATCAGACAGGAGCTGAATTATGTAATCATGGAACCTGTAGAAAAAACAGATCATACGTATGCTGCTTTTTGGATCACACACTGTACACTTGCCAATCACATGCGTCCGGGAACAGAACTTTCCAATCAGTTGAAATCACAGACTGTTGTATTGCTTACAGAAACATTAGGCGGTGCCGAAGAGCAAAAAGGAACTGACAGTATTCAAGCTTATAAATATGCATTAACAACAAGGGATAAAATTATTTCCCTTGAAGACGTTAAAAATTATTGCCGAATGATTCTCAAAGACGAATTGAGAGAAGTTAGGGTAAGAAGAGGAACGATGATCAGCAACAAGCCTAAAGAAGGTTTTGTAAGAACTGTTGAGGTCGAAATTGTTCCGCAAAATTATTCTTTCTACGGTAGGGCATATTGGGAAAATATGGCCAACATTACCAGAAATCAAATTATTGCCAAAGCAATAGATGGCATTGAATATTTGGTGAAAGTAACGAATGAAGACGTAGAATTTCAGGATATGTAA